TTCTTCATTCAGTAGTTAATATTAGCATGTGTTTGCTTGCCAAAGGATTAGATGCTTTATAACTGTGCCTCATTACTCTGAAACACATTTGTTTACCTATTTTCACTGTCTTTCAAAGCATACATGCTGGAAGCGATAAAGGATGAGATACAAGTTCCCTTCTTTCCTAGTACTAGtatgttttcttcaaagcaaCCTACTGGAGAAGTCTTTTCATCCATACAGgcttcaaatattttctctgctggttctcataaaaaaaaaaaaccaactacaGCATATACTTACCCAATAACCTTTGCACAGAATTTATATAGATGCTTTCtaaaaaacagctgaaactCCATTTTCCCCAATGCATGAGAGAAAAAATGTAATCGCAATAAACCAAAGCTTAAAAACTACAAATACAAAACTAAAGACGTACCGAATCCTCGGGGATCTGAATTGCCATTGTGGTAAGACtgattttcatcattttcagtGCCCCAGTTGCTGTAAGAAGCAATTATAACATATTGAAGAAAAGCATTGAAATTAACAAATCCTAAATGTTCAGTTTCCTTAGGAGGATTTCTCTTAAAAAACCAGAGAATTTCAGCTGTTGGCTGTATTCATTAAACTATCAAGATTTTCCTTAGTCACAGGTCCTAGTGATAGTCTCGGAGCTAATCCAGTCATGTTCACAGCCCTTCACTAGTATTCAGGTTCTACCTCTGAATCAGTCAGAAACACTCCTGTCCCATTCAGACTAgagagcaggctgtgctgcatgAGTCGGTTTATCTACCCATCACTAGGGAACAAACAGTGAGGGTAGTAGGTCCTGAAGCTAAGCATGACATCGTGGTATTTGGGAGATTTTTCCTGCAATTACAATCATTAGTAGCATTAACCAAATTGTCCTGTTTATGGGAAGGGTATGTTTTGACTTAATACCTCTTTTGATTAGATTCCAAAAGCAATAGTTATCTGTTATGAGGATGCTCTGGGGATCCAAAGAAAGCTCTAACCACACTGGGTTTTCCTAAATTCTGTGGCTTCCCTACCCAGacagcatgcacacacaaaatatagcattttttcatttttcatatttcatatttacGTACCACTGTTCTCCTAGCACTTTGAAAGAGCTCTGAAAAGACAAAGATTAAGCTTGCCAAGTATTTTAAGGCTATATGACAGCGGAGATGTTTCCACAGTAatgattacattttttattcaaTCCAACAGGTTTTACACTCATCCACTTCTGTTTAATCGCTGTTAGCTAAATGTCATCTCTCATTATATTAATACTTACTGTGTCAGTTCAAGTGTAGCTTTTCTAGAGAATGTCCAAGCTGTTCTCTCAGTTTTATCTTTCGGGATATCATTTTTATCTTCATACGCCAGGAAATAGAGCGAGAACTTCATAGTAGGAAAGTCAAATTTTTGAAGCAGGCTAAATGGCAACAATTATTTTGCAATAGTAACTTATAAAGGTCATCAGGTAGCTTGCAAATAAACCAAGATGCCTCCCCCATGAGACAATTATCACTGAtgttttgcctttctgcctGTAACCCACATCTTAAAGTAGCTACGTTTTGAACTATCAAATAGAAACACTCCAGACACACTACAAACTTACACAAATGAGAAGAATCAGCTACTTACAAGCCAAACTATCAGTAACGGAATAGCAAAGCCAGTACAAAGGCTCATGTCTTAAGGCTGCCTTTCTGTTACCTGTCTGTATTTCCTCAGGAAGATCTTTATGTCTATCCGCTTTAAAATATCACTAAGGAATAAAAAGATTTACTTTGAAACTTATTCATTACGGGGAACTTGCTGACAAAGTTTAAGAACACAGcaggtttaaaaacaaacatacttttagatgaaatatttttacaattttgaTAACTagtataataataaaatcatttcAGGTGTGACACTTTAAGCAACTAAAAAATACTTGAGGTATACATTTTTATGTAGGACGTTTAACCAGAACAAGCAGGCATGcaaagttaatttctttttggcTTACTAGATTTATGGGGGGTTTTTCTTACACCCACATCTTCACGAAAGTGGAAgtagtttattttactttagtCTGTACTCATTTCaatatgttaaaaatatgctggaattttgttttgaaacaattaATTTCACATGTCAAGAACACGCAAAGAGCCTTAGCATAAATGTATTGGGCTACTGCAGGGCATCTGCCTCCTACAAGAGACTGAGTTTGGACCTTGTCTCCAGCTCCCATTGCCTTGGTCTCCTATGACCGGAGGTGGTCATAAGCCACCTCCAAGACCTAGtaaaaaacttaatttcaaGGCTTATGGTAATGATTCCTGAGTATAAGCACTGTCATAGAAGTTACCCGTTAGCTGCAGGCTCAGTGAACAGGAAGTAAGCAAGTTGTACACTGATAATTAATGacgtatttaagaaaaaaagaaatttctagtCAAGGCCAGTATTAGTTCATTTGCAGCTTAGGCATTAACTGTGCTGTGGGAGTTCGCAAAGACTGCCAGACTGTCCAGCTGGGCATCAGCTCATGGGCCAGCACTGTTTGTAGTTACACCAATTAGTATAATTacatcaaaataacaaaacccttttattttcagaagaatagTAGGAAAAAGCTAACACTGTGGCATACAACTTCTACTCACGTCATTCCAAGAACTCTTGTATAAAAATCCAGTGACTTCTTAGGATCCTTTACTCTTAACATTGTCTGCTGCAACAAAAAatcctgtggggaaaaaagatttagGATTTTTACATCAATCAGAATTTAGTTATGGGTATAAACGAAGATGTCAGTTAATTACAAATCTAAACCTAGCAGGTTTAGAAGCAACAAACTGAGTACTGCATTAAGtgtaaataaaaccttttgtCCTGTTCCTACACATACAGGTTTGTGTTAAATAAATATGTCCTTGTAacataatatttaaaacaaataaacaaaaccaccactGGAATCATTAGATCTATATTATCAGTGGTATCAAAAAAAGGGTATCAGTCATTCTTATACGGAGCTGTGCTGCATATGAACCACTCCGCACGCAAGCACACCAGGCACGTGAATATTTCATATTGGGCTTCACCGCACAGAATTTGAATAAAGCTAAACTCCTGaactcattatttttatttttccattgcaaaggCGTTGAACTTCTATCAAGCTCCTTGATACCTAGGCAGCAAAATCAGCCTACAACTCTGTAAGACTGTTTTCCTCAAGCCACTGGATAATTTTATATACCAAAGGCTAAGGAACATCTAAGTGGCTAACAGGGAATGGCAGAGCAGCCTTGACAGgtgtgctaaaaataaataaaaaaattaaaaaaaacagacataGAACAACCGAAACGTAATGACAATGTTCtcctaatttaaaatatatatatatatatatatatctttggGATGTTTTGGgaaattttttatattttttggcGCCCCTGGCAGGCCTGTCGAGGAGCCCCCGGTTGCCCGCGGCGCAGCAGCGCGGGTGCTCGCCCTCCTCCGCTCCTGCCCCGCGGGCGCTCACGGCCCCGCACCAGGCGGCGCGGCGCCCCCCGAGCGGCAGGGCAGCCCcggcagggcagcccccgcagggcagcccccggcccccccttTCGCTCCCCCCGCACGCCGGGACCCTTCCCGGCCCCGTGCCGCCTCCCATCCACCGCGCGTCCGCCCGGCAAAAAGCGGGGGAAAGGGGCACCCGGGGCGCCCGCGTCCCCCCCATCCACCCCACCTTCGTGCTGGCATCCGGCTCCGAGCAGGCGCCGTAGGCCGCCTCGTCGGTAAGGCCGCTGAGCTCCGCCGGGGCCGCCATGTcgggagaggaggaggaagaggaggaagaggaggaggaggtggcagcgGCGCCTGCGGGAGGGCGGTGCTGCGTTCCGCTCCGCCCGCAGCCGGGCAGCCCCCTGGCAGGGCCGTCCGCGGAGCCGGGGGATGTCCCCGATCGGGGTC
Above is a genomic segment from Falco naumanni isolate bFalNau1 chromosome 12, bFalNau1.pat, whole genome shotgun sequence containing:
- the GLO1 gene encoding lactoylglutathione lyase, which encodes MAAPAELSGLTDEAAYGACSEPDASTKDFLLQQTMLRVKDPKKSLDFYTRVLGMTLLQKFDFPTMKFSLYFLAYEDKNDIPKDKTERTAWTFSRKATLELTHNWGTENDENQSYHNGNSDPRGFGHIGIAVPDVNKACKRFEELGVKFVKKPDDGKMKGLAFVQDPDGYWIEILNPKHMVTLT